The stretch of DNA AGTAAGCAAAATGTAGTTATAACTTCTAATCACAGATAAAACAAGATACGGAAACAAGTAACTCACCAGGAGCAATGTAGCCATAGGAACCGGCAACCATGGAGACGGTTTCGTTCTTACGGACCATCATCTTGGCCAATCCAAAATCTGCTATCCTTGCCTCAAGATTTGCATCAAGAAGTATATTATTTGACTTAATGTCGCGATGAATAACCGGCGGATAACAGTCATGGTGAAGATAAGCAAGTCCTTGAGCAACTCCTAAAGCTATATTGTATCTCGAAACCCAATCCACAAGCTGTCTAACTGTTTGCTTACAATGCAAGGCATCTCCAAGGTTTCCATTAGGCATAAATTCATAAACTATCATCAAATCAGTGTCATTATAAAGAAATCCTAATAATCTAACAATGTTTCTATGCCTTAATCTTCCTAACAGGTTCACCTCTCCAACAAGTTCATCACcgcctcctcctcctcctacTTCAACATCATTTCCTGATCTCCACAACTTTTTCACTGCCACAACTGTGTTAGAATGCGGTACCTCGGCCTTGTAAACAACGCCGGTACCTCCCATTCCAATCACATTTGTTTCCTTGATACAAGCTAGAATGTCTGAACTTGTAAAACCAAGTCTCTGAAATGCCATCAATCTCCATGGCCACCCTTTAATAAATTTAAGTAATAATTAAccaaatttgtttaaatattataaaaatataaccaagtttaaattaataatatatatttatatttcaaataaagtacatatttatgaaagattatggaagaaaaaaatttattcacaaatttttttttcatgatttttttttctaataaaaaacgaatttaaatactaattttcatatttaaattattattttattattatttcaaaagaaaataatttttaaatcgaaattattatttgaaaataatttgtacATTAATAGCATTAAATTGACTTCAATATTTCGAGATTTTTGGCTTTTTTTGGCTTGCTTAGAAAGTTGTTATAA from Trifolium pratense cultivar HEN17-A07 linkage group LG5, ARS_RC_1.1, whole genome shotgun sequence encodes:
- the LOC123885058 gene encoding MDIS1-interacting receptor like kinase 1-like, whose product is MAFQRLGFTSSDILACIKETNVIGMGGTGVVYKAEVPHSNTVVAVKKLWRSGNDVEVGGGGGGDELVGEVNLLGRLRHRNIVRLLGFLYNDTDLMIVYEFMPNGNLGDALHCKQTVRQLVDWVSRYNIALGVAQGLAYLHHDCYPPVIHRDIKSNNILLDANLEARIADFGLAKMMVRKNETVSMVAGSYGYIAPEYGYALKVDEKIDVYSYGVVLFELLTGKRPLDEEFGESVDIVEWIRRKIRDNKSLEEALDQSVGNSRHVIEEMLLVLRIAVICTAKLPKERPSMRDVIMMLGEAKPRRKISGNNETSLAANNINNKEMSVFSTSPVSGLL